From a single Ursus arctos isolate Adak ecotype North America unplaced genomic scaffold, UrsArc2.0 scaffold_34, whole genome shotgun sequence genomic region:
- the MTFP1 gene encoding mitochondrial fission process protein 1 isoform X2: MSEPPPRGAERDLFRDTWVRYLGYANEVGEAFRSLVPAAVVWLSYGVSSSYVLADAIDKGKKAGAVPSSEAGRSTRVTVAVVDTFVWQALASVAIPGFTINRVCAASLYILGTATRWPLSVRKWTTTALGLLVIPVIIHPIDRLATLGSCSCS, translated from the exons ATGTCTGAGCCACCCCCGCGGGGTGCTGAGCGCGATCTTTTCCGGGACACGTGGGTACGGTACCTAG GCTATGCCAATGAGGTGGGAGAGGCATTCCGCTCCCTGGTGCCAGCAGCTGTGGTGTGGCTGAGCTATGGTGTGTCCAGCTCCTACGTGCTGGCCGATGCCATTGACAAGGGCAAGAAGGCAGGAGCT GTACCGAGCTCTGAAGCAGGCCGCAGCACCAGGGTGACTGTGGCTGTGGTGGACACTTTCGTGTGGCAGGCCCTGGCTTCTGTGGCTATCCCAGGCTTCACTATCAACCGCGTGTGTGCTGCCTCTCTCTACATCCTGGGCACTGCCACCCGCTGGCCGCTGTCTGTCCGCAAGTGGACCACCACTGCACTGGGGCTTCTGGTCATCCCTGTCATCATCCACCCCATTGACAG ACTGGCCACACTTGGGTCATGTTCCTGCTCTTAG
- the SEC14L2 gene encoding SEC14-like protein 2 produces MSGRVGDLSPKQKEALAKFRENVQDVLPTLPNPDDYFLLRWLRARNFDLQKSEAMLRKHVEFRKQKDIDSITSWQPPEVVQQYLSGGMCGYDLDGCPIWYDVIGPLDAKGLLLSATKQDLLKTKMRDCERLLQECARQTEKMGKKVETITLIYDCEGLGLKHLWKPAVEAFGEFLCMFEENYPETLKRLFVVKAPKLFPVAYNLIKPFLSEDTRKKIMVLGANWKEVLLKYISPDQLPVEYGGTMTDPDGNPKCKSKINYGGDIPKKYYVRDQVKQQYEHSVQISRGSSHQVEYEILFPGCVLRWQFMSDGSDIGFGIFLKTKMGERQRAGEMTEVLSSQRYNAHLVPEDGTLTCSNPGIYVLRFDNTYSFIHAKKVSFTVEVLLPDKASEEKMKQLGADTPK; encoded by the exons TTTCGGGAGAATGTCCAGGACGTGCTGCCCACCCTGCCGAATCCAGATGACTATTTTCTCCTGCGCTGGCTCCGAG CAAGAAACTTCGACCTGCAGAAGTCCGAGGCCATGCTCCGGAAG CATGTGGAGTTCCGAAAGCAAAAGGATATCGACAGCATCACGAGCTGGCAGCCTCCAGAG GTGGTCCAGCAGTATCTGTCAGGGGGCATGTGTGGCTATGACCTGGACGGCTGCCCCATCTGGTACGATGTCATTGGACCTCTGGATGCCAAGGGGCTTCTCCTCTCAGCCACCAAACAGGACTTGCTCAAGACCAAGATGCGGGACTGCGAGCGGCTCCTGCAGGAGTGTGCCCGCCAGACCGAAAAG ATGGGGAAGAAGGTGGAGACCATCACCCTGATTTACGACTGCGAGGGTCTTGGCCTCAAGCATCTCTGGAAGCCTGCGGTGGAGGCCTTTGGGGAG TTTCTTTGCATGTTTGAGGAAAATTACCCTGAAACGCTGAAGCGTCTTTTCGTTGTTAAAG CCCCCAAGCTGTTTCCTGTGGCCTATAACCTCATCAAACCCTTCCTGAGTGAGGACACACGCAAGAAGATCATGGTCCTGGGGG CAAACTGGAAGGAGGTTTTACTGAAATATATCAGCCCTGACCAGCTGCCTGTGGAGTATGGGGGCACCATGACTGATCCTGATGGAAACCCCAAGTGCAAATCCAAG ATCAACTATGGGGGTGACATTCCCAAGAAGTATTATGTGCGAGATCAGGTGAAACAGCAGTACGAGCACAGCGTGCAGATTTCTCGTGGCTCCTCCCACCAAGTGGAGTATGAGATCCTCTTCCCTGGCTGTGTCCTCAG GTGGCAATTCATGTCAGATGGCTCGGACATCGGTTTTGGGATTTTCCTGAAGACCAAGATGGGGGAGCGGCAGCGGGCAGGCGAGATGACGGAGGTGCTTTCCAGCCAGAGGTACAATGCCCACCTGGTCCCTGAGGATGGGACCCTCACCTGCAGCAATCCTGGCATCT ATGTCCTGCGGTTTGACAACACCTACAGCTTCATTCATGCCAAGAAGGTCAGCTTCACTGTGGAGGTCCTGCTTCCAGACAAAGCCTCAGAAGAGAAGATGAAACAGCTGGGGGCAGACACCCCCAAGTAA
- the MTFP1 gene encoding mitochondrial fission process protein 1 isoform X1, which produces MSEPPPRGAERDLFRDTWVRYLGYANEVGEAFRSLVPAAVVWLSYGVSSSYVLADAIDKGKKAGAVPSSEAGRSTRVTVAVVDTFVWQALASVAIPGFTINRVCAASLYILGTATRWPLSVRKWTTTALGLLVIPVIIHPIDRSVDFLLDSSLRKLYPSVEKPSSS; this is translated from the exons ATGTCTGAGCCACCCCCGCGGGGTGCTGAGCGCGATCTTTTCCGGGACACGTGGGTACGGTACCTAG GCTATGCCAATGAGGTGGGAGAGGCATTCCGCTCCCTGGTGCCAGCAGCTGTGGTGTGGCTGAGCTATGGTGTGTCCAGCTCCTACGTGCTGGCCGATGCCATTGACAAGGGCAAGAAGGCAGGAGCT GTACCGAGCTCTGAAGCAGGCCGCAGCACCAGGGTGACTGTGGCTGTGGTGGACACTTTCGTGTGGCAGGCCCTGGCTTCTGTGGCTATCCCAGGCTTCACTATCAACCGCGTGTGTGCTGCCTCTCTCTACATCCTGGGCACTGCCACCCGCTGGCCGCTGTCTGTCCGCAAGTGGACCACCACTGCACTGGGGCTTCTGGTCATCCCTGTCATCATCCACCCCATTGACAG GTCAGTGGACTTCCTCCTGGACTCCAGCCTGCGTAAGCTCTACCCGTCAGTGGAGAAGCCCAGCTCCTCCTGA